From a region of the Pseudanabaena sp. ABRG5-3 genome:
- a CDS encoding EndoU domain-containing protein, protein MVNPMISKLAVGFASLGAIFSAGFLSPQVAELPTKPAAMIVQPFNSTAVAKAQVAKPRTINQKHIFEGEINRKGLAVGYHHRPNGKDAANARMVKLTGMPNTQGVYTGRVEIRNLNTGKWVSKLSSSSFFPDRWSQAQVLTEIQGAFASANKTKEPWQGTSPSGLKIEGYYNKTTNTITTAYPIYRR, encoded by the coding sequence ATGGTAAATCCCATGATCTCTAAATTAGCCGTTGGCTTTGCATCACTGGGGGCAATATTTAGCGCAGGTTTTCTCAGCCCTCAAGTAGCTGAGCTACCAACTAAGCCTGCGGCGATGATTGTCCAGCCTTTCAACTCTACGGCCGTTGCCAAAGCCCAAGTCGCGAAGCCACGCACGATTAATCAAAAGCACATTTTTGAAGGGGAAATCAATCGCAAGGGATTAGCAGTGGGCTATCATCATCGACCTAATGGCAAAGATGCAGCTAATGCGAGAATGGTCAAGCTCACAGGTATGCCGAATACGCAAGGTGTGTATACAGGTCGCGTTGAAATTCGCAATCTAAATACGGGTAAATGGGTCAGCAAATTATCCAGTTCCAGCTTTTTCCCTGATCGCTGGTCTCAGGCACAAGTTTTGACAGAAATTCAGGGAGCCTTTGCTTCGGCAAATAAAACTAAGGAACCTTGGCAAGGCACTTCTCCAAGTGGACTCAAAATCGAGGGTTACTACAACAAAACGACAAATACAATTACCACCGCTTATCCCATTTATCGCCGATGA
- a CDS encoding DUF4259 domain-containing protein, producing the protein MGTWAVDSFGNDDACDWTYELEKVNDLSPVEAALDAVLNSGEEGVESSEATEAIAAIEVIARLQGNWGKRSAYSERLDGWVENNKIQPSTDLVQKAHLAIECILADNSELNELWQETEEYEAWLASIADLKNRINK; encoded by the coding sequence ATGGGAACTTGGGCTGTTGATTCCTTTGGCAATGATGATGCTTGTGACTGGACGTATGAGCTGGAAAAAGTTAATGACCTTTCGCCAGTTGAGGCTGCCCTTGATGCAGTACTGAACTCTGGTGAAGAAGGGGTGGAGTCCTCAGAAGCTACTGAGGCGATCGCAGCAATCGAAGTTATTGCAAGATTGCAAGGCAACTGGGGCAAACGGAGTGCCTATTCCGAAAGGCTTGATGGGTGGGTGGAAAACAACAAAATTCAGCCATCAACTGATCTAGTTCAAAAAGCTCATTTAGCGATCGAGTGTATTCTTGCCGATAACTCTGAATTAAACGAATTATGGCAGGAAACTGAAGAATATGAAGCTTGGTTAGCATCTATCGCTGACTTAAAGAACCGTATCAATAAATAG
- a CDS encoding YacL family protein, whose protein sequence is MINIHFYQDEDGYFKADTDAQYLLLGQYFETEVQGIVGVCVDLLETIQEIEMGDRTELEGIGNAYGLKITSKSVTIWNEFSETEQTLDIPLSDFKQALENCLIFLQTMS, encoded by the coding sequence ATGATTAACATTCATTTTTATCAAGATGAAGACGGTTACTTCAAGGCTGATACTGACGCACAGTATCTACTGCTCGGTCAATACTTTGAGACAGAAGTGCAAGGTATTGTCGGAGTCTGTGTAGATCTTTTAGAAACAATCCAAGAAATTGAAATGGGCGATCGCACTGAATTAGAAGGGATAGGCAATGCCTATGGGCTTAAAATCACTTCTAAAAGCGTAACGATCTGGAATGAGTTTTCCGAAACCGAACAAACTTTAGATATTCCTTTATCTGACTTTAAACAAGCTCTAGAAAATTGCTTGATCTTTTTACAAACAATGAGTTGA
- the coaBC gene encoding bifunctional phosphopantothenoylcysteine decarboxylase/phosphopantothenate--cysteine ligase CoaBC produces the protein MNHVLIGISGGIAAYKVCEVVSSLAKRGIEVRVILTRSAAEFVTPLTFATLSRQPAYTDADFWQPTNGRPLHIELAEWADVFLLAPVTANTLAKLAYGMADNLLTNTVLASNCPILFAPAMNTTMWLQPTVQENWHKLLKDMRYTAIAPTDGILACDAVGTGRMAEPEIILEYLESFLFTKGKQDLKGTHILVNAGGTREFIDPVRFIGNPSTGKQGIAIAKAAIHRGAKVTLITTSSSPLPMGEGLGVRVVRTSAEIHQAMLAEFPKVDITIAAAAVGDVRSKSTSDRKLPKSELPLNLELEYIPDIVADLASRKRPDQILVGFAAQTGLEQEVVIAAKDKLERKGLDAIAANAVNSPQTGFGTDTNQATFIHKNGLVLSTPLCSKLELAHRLLDFVTYT, from the coding sequence AATTGGAATCTCTGGAGGTATTGCCGCCTATAAAGTTTGTGAAGTAGTTTCCAGTCTAGCGAAACGCGGCATTGAAGTGCGGGTCATCCTGACGCGATCAGCAGCCGAATTTGTTACGCCACTTACCTTTGCCACCCTTTCGCGTCAACCTGCCTATACTGATGCTGACTTTTGGCAACCGACAAATGGAAGACCTCTACATATTGAACTAGCAGAATGGGCAGATGTATTTTTGCTTGCGCCTGTAACTGCGAATACCTTAGCGAAGCTAGCCTATGGCATGGCGGATAATTTGCTCACAAATACGGTTCTTGCTTCTAATTGTCCAATTCTTTTTGCGCCAGCGATGAATACAACGATGTGGCTACAACCCACTGTGCAGGAAAACTGGCATAAATTATTAAAAGATATGCGTTATACCGCGATCGCACCGACGGATGGGATTCTCGCCTGTGATGCTGTGGGTACTGGTCGGATGGCTGAGCCAGAAATAATTTTGGAATATCTAGAATCTTTCTTGTTTACAAAAGGCAAACAGGATTTAAAAGGGACGCATATTTTAGTTAATGCAGGAGGAACTCGCGAATTTATTGATCCTGTCAGGTTTATCGGCAATCCATCGACAGGCAAGCAGGGAATTGCGATCGCTAAAGCTGCAATCCATCGTGGCGCAAAAGTCACCCTCATCACTACATCTAGCTCCCCTCTCCCTATGGGAGAGGGGTTGGGGGTGAGGGTAGTCCGTACTTCCGCAGAAATACACCAAGCCATGCTCGCAGAATTCCCTAAGGTCGATATTACAATCGCCGCCGCCGCAGTTGGCGATGTGCGTTCTAAATCTACTAGCGATCGCAAGTTACCAAAATCAGAATTACCCTTAAATCTTGAACTTGAATATATTCCTGATATCGTAGCTGATCTTGCTAGCCGTAAACGTCCTGACCAAATTTTAGTGGGATTTGCCGCTCAAACTGGCCTAGAGCAGGAAGTGGTGATTGCAGCAAAAGATAAATTAGAACGCAAAGGGCTAGATGCGATCGCCGCTAATGCCGTCAATAGTCCCCAAACTGGGTTTGGTACAGATACTAACCAAGCCACATTTATTCATAAAAATGGCTTGGTTCTCTCTACACCCCTCTGTTCTAAATTAGAACTTGCCCATCGATTATTAGATTTTGTGACCTATACTTAA
- a CDS encoding glutamate synthase subunit beta yields the protein MGKPTGFIEYLREAPSELPPSDRIKNWDEFHLHMPDEKLRNQGARCMDCGTPFCHTGNLISGMASGCPINNLIPEWNDLVYRGLWREALDRLHKTNNFPEFTGRVCPAPCEGSCVLGITNPPVTIKNIEYSIIDKGWEEGWIVPEPPAKRTGKKVAVIGSGPAGLSAAAQLNKAGHWVTVYERADRPGGLLMYGIPNMKLDKQKVVMRRLNILEQEGVKFVCNTEIGKDLPAETLLNEFDAVVLCTGATKPRDLSIEGRELKGIHFAMEFLTANTKAVLNGQSGEDFISAQGKDVVIIGGGDTGTDCVGTSIRHGCNSVVQLEIMPKPPETRAKDNPWPEWPKVYKMDYGQEEASAKFGDDPRAYITTATKIEGDENGQVKAVHTVQVQWERNEKGQFIPKHVAGTEKVIPAQLVLLAMGFLGPEQPLLDSLGVERDPRSNVKANHGQFTTSLPKVFAAGDCRRGQSLIVWAINEGRGAARECDLYLMGDTDLP from the coding sequence ATGGGAAAACCGACAGGATTTATTGAGTACCTCCGCGAAGCACCGTCTGAACTACCACCAAGCGATCGCATCAAAAATTGGGATGAATTTCATCTGCATATGCCCGATGAAAAGCTCCGCAATCAGGGCGCACGCTGTATGGACTGTGGTACGCCATTTTGTCATACAGGCAATCTCATCAGTGGCATGGCAAGCGGCTGCCCAATCAATAACCTCATTCCCGAATGGAACGACTTGGTATATCGCGGACTATGGCGTGAGGCTCTGGATCGTCTGCATAAAACCAACAATTTCCCAGAATTTACAGGTCGTGTTTGTCCTGCCCCCTGCGAAGGTTCCTGTGTTTTGGGGATCACAAACCCACCTGTAACGATTAAGAATATTGAGTATTCCATCATTGATAAGGGTTGGGAAGAAGGCTGGATTGTGCCTGAACCACCTGCTAAACGTACTGGCAAAAAGGTTGCTGTGATTGGCTCAGGTCCCGCAGGATTGAGTGCAGCAGCTCAACTAAACAAAGCAGGGCATTGGGTAACTGTATATGAACGCGCTGATCGCCCAGGGGGATTACTGATGTATGGAATCCCTAACATGAAATTGGACAAGCAAAAGGTGGTAATGCGGCGCTTGAATATCCTTGAACAAGAGGGTGTAAAGTTTGTCTGCAATACTGAAATTGGTAAAGATCTACCTGCGGAGACTCTGCTCAATGAATTTGATGCTGTCGTTCTCTGCACAGGCGCAACCAAGCCTCGCGATCTCAGCATTGAAGGGCGTGAACTTAAGGGAATTCATTTTGCAATGGAATTTCTCACTGCGAATACTAAGGCAGTTCTCAATGGTCAATCGGGAGAAGACTTTATCTCGGCACAAGGCAAAGATGTCGTGATCATTGGTGGTGGCGATACTGGAACCGACTGCGTTGGTACTTCGATTCGTCATGGCTGCAATAGCGTTGTCCAGTTAGAAATTATGCCTAAGCCTCCAGAAACTCGTGCTAAGGACAATCCTTGGCCAGAATGGCCCAAGGTCTACAAGATGGACTATGGACAAGAGGAAGCGAGTGCTAAGTTTGGTGACGATCCTAGAGCTTATATCACTACTGCGACTAAGATTGAAGGAGACGAAAACGGTCAGGTCAAAGCTGTTCACACCGTGCAAGTGCAATGGGAACGCAATGAAAAAGGTCAGTTCATTCCTAAACATGTAGCTGGTACTGAGAAGGTAATTCCTGCTCAATTAGTTCTCTTAGCAATGGGCTTCCTTGGTCCTGAGCAACCCTTGCTTGATTCTCTTGGTGTGGAACGTGATCCCCGTAGTAATGTCAAAGCAAATCATGGTCAATTCACCACTAGTCTTCCCAAGGTATTTGCGGCGGGAGACTGCCGTCGTGGTCAAAGCCTCATTGTTTGGGCAATTAACGAGGGTCGTGGTGCGGCTCGTGAATGCGATCTCTATCTGATGGGTGATACAGATTTACCCTAA
- a CDS encoding GH36-type glycosyl hydrolase domain-containing protein, whose translation MAIANQYGYYTEDYREFVITNPRTPRPWFNYMWNSQYAGLISHTGGGFSFLESPRDNRISRMRYNCLPWDRPGRYVMVKDSATGKYWSLSWAPTIDLNYDFYECRHGQGYTKITTEINGIRGEITYFVPTETNAEVWRVKLTELSGQARDLEVYSFLELLMGNALNDQINQPNDKHFTDIHFDQDLQALVATRRYWVLNKGVSVKQPNIDWKYQIYFSQSLPISGFDSSLDTFIGRWRSESNPVAVETGVMQNTEITAGDPVVALQSKINLAAKGSVDFAVTLEIAPKDTPLAPLVKGGKIIEIVDSYFNDLRQKWNQHLSCVQVQTPDEAFNAMINVWNQYQAAVTFDMARNSGYYHGGLLFGTGMRDRFQDILGVVMVDPARVRERLIKALNFQFKDGSTLHNYFVLTNTGERTNHSDTPLWIPFGIVEYLKETGDFSILEEVVPYHDDTSGTVYEHLVRALDFAIANTGERGMPRIFTGDWNDTLDHVGSQGKGETTWGAFFLGYVLKKSLPVCEQQGDREALDRFQKFYEHLHQVTNDVCWDGEWYLRAFRDNGEPIGVSSATQGKIFLNAQSWAVISELAPSDRADRCMASSRKYLATPFGMQIVAPSFTEIDDTVGLISRCVPGKKENGAVFNHASSWFVLASLLNGDTEFAWEIYRRMMPINSSQATEAKCDRFETEPYVYPEYVTSPDHETQGQASHSWLTGTAVWMLRIGIDYILGFQPTFTGMIIDPKIPSEWSGFTAKRKFRGKTLSLTVTNHSAVKQMTVNGQVVEGNFVDLAKYDSDEIAIAVNL comes from the coding sequence GTGGCGATCGCAAACCAATACGGCTATTACACCGAAGATTATCGGGAATTTGTGATTACAAATCCGCGCACCCCGCGCCCTTGGTTTAACTATATGTGGAATAGCCAGTACGCAGGGCTAATTTCCCATACAGGTGGCGGCTTTAGCTTTTTGGAATCGCCACGGGATAATCGTATCAGTCGAATGCGCTATAACTGTCTGCCTTGGGATCGTCCCGGACGTTATGTAATGGTTAAGGACAGCGCAACGGGGAAATATTGGTCACTGAGTTGGGCTCCAACAATTGATTTAAACTATGACTTCTATGAATGTCGGCATGGGCAGGGCTACACGAAGATTACCACCGAGATTAATGGAATTCGTGGGGAAATTACTTACTTCGTTCCTACTGAAACTAATGCGGAAGTTTGGCGCGTGAAGTTAACAGAATTATCTGGACAAGCGCGAGATTTAGAAGTTTATTCATTCTTGGAATTGTTGATGGGCAATGCTCTCAACGATCAGATCAATCAACCGAACGACAAGCATTTCACGGATATTCATTTCGATCAAGACTTGCAGGCTTTGGTCGCTACACGCCGCTATTGGGTTTTGAATAAGGGAGTTTCCGTTAAGCAACCAAATATCGATTGGAAGTATCAGATTTATTTCTCGCAAAGTTTGCCAATTTCGGGCTTTGATAGCAGTCTGGATACTTTTATCGGGAGATGGCGATCGGAATCCAATCCTGTTGCCGTAGAGACGGGGGTGATGCAGAATACAGAGATTACGGCGGGTGATCCTGTGGTGGCTTTGCAGTCGAAGATTAACTTGGCAGCGAAGGGTTCTGTGGATTTTGCTGTGACTTTGGAGATTGCGCCGAAAGATACCCCCCTAGCCCCCCTTGTGAAGGGGGGAAAGATTATTGAAATAGTTGATAGCTATTTCAATGATTTAAGGCAAAAATGGAATCAGCATCTGTCTTGTGTGCAGGTGCAAACACCCGATGAAGCCTTTAACGCGATGATCAATGTCTGGAATCAGTATCAGGCGGCTGTAACTTTTGATATGGCGCGAAATTCGGGCTATTATCATGGCGGATTGCTATTTGGTACGGGAATGCGCGATCGCTTTCAAGATATTCTCGGCGTAGTCATGGTCGATCCTGCACGAGTCAGAGAGAGATTAATTAAAGCGCTGAACTTCCAATTTAAGGATGGTTCCACTTTACATAATTATTTTGTACTAACCAATACGGGCGAGCGCACTAACCATTCCGATACGCCTTTGTGGATTCCCTTTGGAATTGTCGAATATCTCAAGGAAACTGGTGATTTTTCGATTTTAGAAGAAGTCGTTCCTTACCATGATGATACTTCAGGCACTGTCTATGAGCATTTGGTGAGAGCGCTAGACTTTGCGATCGCCAACACGGGTGAACGCGGAATGCCCCGCATTTTCACTGGTGATTGGAATGATACCCTCGACCATGTTGGCTCACAGGGTAAGGGCGAAACTACTTGGGGCGCATTTTTCTTAGGTTATGTATTGAAAAAATCTTTACCAGTTTGCGAACAACAAGGCGATCGCGAAGCATTAGATCGATTCCAAAAGTTCTATGAGCATCTGCACCAAGTAACCAATGATGTCTGTTGGGATGGCGAATGGTATTTACGCGCCTTCCGTGACAATGGCGAACCTATCGGTGTATCTTCTGCAACCCAAGGCAAAATCTTCCTCAACGCCCAATCGTGGGCGGTCATTTCCGAACTTGCTCCAAGCGATCGCGCCGATCGCTGTATGGCTAGTAGTCGCAAATATTTGGCGACACCCTTTGGAATGCAGATCGTCGCGCCATCCTTTACGGAAATTGATGACACCGTAGGGCTAATTAGTCGTTGCGTTCCCGGCAAGAAAGAAAATGGCGCAGTCTTTAACCATGCCTCTTCATGGTTTGTACTGGCTTCTCTACTCAATGGCGATACAGAATTTGCTTGGGAAATTTATCGCCGCATGATGCCGATAAATTCCTCACAGGCGACGGAGGCGAAATGCGATCGCTTTGAAACTGAGCCATACGTCTATCCTGAATATGTGACTAGTCCCGATCACGAAACCCAAGGTCAGGCAAGCCATTCATGGCTCACGGGTACAGCCGTATGGATGCTCCGCATTGGCATTGATTACATCCTAGGATTCCAGCCCACTTTTACAGGAATGATCATCGATCCCAAAATTCCGAGCGAGTGGTCTGGATTTACTGCTAAGCGCAAGTTTCGCGGTAAGACTCTCTCGCTAACTGTAACTAACCATAGTGCTGTTAAACAGATGACTGTGAATGGTCAAGTTGTGGAAGGGAATTTTGTCGATCTTGCCAAGTATGACAGTGATGAAATTGCGATCGCTGTAAATCTCTAA